The Quadrisphaera sp. DSM 44207 genome window below encodes:
- a CDS encoding PGPGW domain-containing protein codes for MEGPSPGAAPAAAPPVGPEPLRRLRRRVRADPRTHRLYRAAIAVSGGALVLLGLLSGPLPGPGGVPLVLAGLAVLASEFPWARRLLDRARLRLHALSAWAGARPVWLRWAGGAAVLAAVVGAAYAGLVLAGVPPLLPDALSDRLAALPGVEGVEG; via the coding sequence GTGGAGGGACCCTCGCCGGGAGCGGCGCCGGCGGCGGCGCCACCCGTCGGGCCGGAGCCTCTGCGGAGGCTGCGCCGCCGCGTGCGCGCCGACCCCCGCACGCACCGCCTGTACCGCGCCGCCATCGCCGTCAGCGGCGGCGCGCTGGTCCTCCTCGGCCTGCTCAGCGGGCCGCTGCCCGGCCCCGGTGGCGTCCCGCTGGTGCTCGCCGGCCTCGCGGTGCTCGCGAGCGAGTTCCCCTGGGCCCGGCGCCTGCTCGACCGCGCGAGGCTCCGCCTGCACGCGCTCAGCGCCTGGGCCGGCGCGAGGCCGGTGTGGCTGCGCTGGGCGGGTGGGGCGGCCGTGCTGGCCGCCGTGGTCGGCGCCGCCTACGCAGGGCTGGTGCTGGCGGGCGTGCCGCCGCTGCTCCCGGACGCCCTGAGCGACCGCCTGGCGGCCCTGCCCGGCGTCGAGGGAGTCGAGGGATGA
- the glgX gene encoding glycogen debranching protein GlgX, producing MQIWPGRAYPLGATYDGAGTNFALFSEVADRVELCLLQDDGAEVRLDLPEVDGFVWHAYLPGIQPGQRYGYRVHGPYDPAAGHRCNPSKLLLDPYAKAVDGQVDGDESLFSYTFANPGRLNDADSAGHTMLSVVVNPYFDWGTDRPPRREYHESVIYEAHVKGLTKLHPGIPEELRGTYAGIGHPAMVEHLSDLGVTALELMPVHQFVQDTHLIDKGLSNYWGYNTIGFFAPHNAYSSTGTRGQQVMEFKSMVRTLHQAGIEVILDVVYNHTAEGNHMGPTLCFRGIDNAAYYRLVDSDRRHYYDTTGTGNSLLMRSPHVLQLIMDSLRYWVNDMHVDGFRFDLASTLARQFHEVDRLSAFFDLIQQDPVVSQVKLIAEPWDVGEGGYQVGNFPPLWTEWNGRYRDTVRDFWRGESSTLAEFASRISGSSDLYEHNGRKPIASINFVTAHDGFTLRDLVSYDVKHNEANGEGGADGEGHNRSWNCGAEGETDDPQVRALRARQQRNLLTTLMLSQGVPMLAHGDEIGRTQHGNNNVYCQDNRTSWVGWNLTDEQRALLGFTQRLVALRMEHPVFRRRRFFAGQAGEGGESHLGDIAWFSPGGGHMAPEDWATGYARSVGVFLNGWAIQEPDPRGERIVDDSFLLLFNAGHEPVDFMLPAAEYGQTWTVVIDTQEGFAAGEEVPAKGTRSVLGRSVVVLTRPSVEAL from the coding sequence ATGCAGATCTGGCCCGGCCGCGCCTACCCGCTCGGCGCCACGTACGACGGCGCCGGCACGAACTTCGCCCTCTTCTCCGAGGTCGCCGACCGGGTGGAGCTGTGCCTCCTCCAGGACGACGGCGCGGAGGTGCGCCTGGACCTGCCGGAGGTGGACGGCTTCGTCTGGCACGCGTACCTGCCGGGCATCCAGCCGGGGCAGCGCTACGGCTACCGGGTGCACGGGCCCTACGACCCCGCCGCCGGGCACCGCTGCAACCCGTCCAAGCTGCTCCTGGACCCGTACGCCAAGGCCGTCGACGGGCAGGTGGACGGCGACGAGTCGCTGTTCTCCTACACCTTCGCGAACCCGGGCCGGCTCAACGACGCCGACAGCGCCGGGCACACGATGCTCTCCGTCGTCGTCAACCCGTACTTCGACTGGGGCACCGACCGCCCGCCGCGGCGCGAGTACCACGAGAGCGTCATCTACGAGGCCCACGTGAAGGGCCTGACGAAGCTGCACCCCGGCATCCCCGAGGAGCTGCGCGGCACCTACGCCGGCATCGGGCACCCGGCGATGGTCGAGCACCTGAGCGACCTGGGCGTCACGGCGCTGGAGCTGATGCCGGTGCACCAGTTCGTGCAGGACACCCACCTGATCGACAAGGGGCTGTCGAACTACTGGGGCTACAACACCATCGGCTTCTTCGCGCCGCACAACGCCTACTCCTCCACCGGCACCCGCGGGCAGCAGGTGATGGAGTTCAAGTCGATGGTGCGCACGCTGCACCAGGCGGGCATCGAGGTGATCCTCGACGTGGTCTACAACCACACCGCCGAGGGCAACCACATGGGCCCGACGCTGTGCTTCCGCGGCATCGACAACGCGGCCTACTACCGCCTCGTCGACTCCGACCGGCGCCACTACTACGACACCACGGGCACCGGCAACAGCCTGCTGATGCGCTCCCCGCACGTGCTGCAGCTGATCATGGACTCGCTGCGGTACTGGGTGAACGACATGCACGTCGACGGCTTCCGCTTCGACCTCGCCTCCACCCTCGCCCGCCAGTTCCACGAGGTCGACCGCCTGTCCGCGTTCTTCGACCTCATCCAGCAGGACCCGGTGGTCAGCCAGGTCAAGCTCATCGCCGAGCCGTGGGACGTCGGCGAGGGCGGCTACCAGGTGGGCAACTTCCCGCCGCTGTGGACGGAGTGGAACGGCCGCTACCGCGACACCGTACGCGACTTCTGGCGCGGGGAGTCCTCGACGCTGGCGGAGTTCGCCTCGCGCATCTCCGGGTCCTCGGACCTGTACGAGCACAACGGGCGCAAGCCCATCGCGAGCATCAACTTCGTCACCGCCCACGACGGCTTCACCCTGCGCGACCTCGTCTCGTACGACGTGAAGCACAACGAGGCCAACGGCGAGGGCGGCGCGGACGGCGAGGGCCACAACCGCTCGTGGAACTGCGGCGCGGAGGGCGAGACCGACGACCCGCAGGTGCGCGCCCTGCGCGCCCGCCAGCAGCGCAACCTCCTCACCACCCTGATGCTCTCCCAGGGCGTGCCGATGCTCGCCCACGGCGACGAGATCGGGCGCACGCAGCACGGCAACAACAACGTCTACTGCCAGGACAACAGGACGTCCTGGGTGGGCTGGAACCTCACCGACGAGCAGCGCGCCCTGCTCGGCTTCACCCAGCGCCTCGTCGCGCTGCGCATGGAGCACCCGGTCTTCCGGCGCCGCCGCTTCTTCGCGGGCCAGGCGGGCGAGGGCGGGGAGAGCCACCTGGGCGACATCGCGTGGTTCAGCCCCGGCGGCGGCCACATGGCGCCGGAGGACTGGGCCACCGGCTACGCCCGCTCGGTGGGGGTCTTCCTCAACGGCTGGGCGATCCAGGAGCCGGACCCGCGCGGGGAGCGGATCGTCGACGACTCCTTCCTGCTGCTCTTCAACGCCGGTCACGAGCCCGTGGACTTCATGCTGCCCGCCGCCGAGTACGGCCAGACCTGGACGGTCGTGATCGACACGCAGGAGGGCTTCGCCGCGGGCGAGGAGGTGCCCGCCAAGGGCACCCGGTCCGTGCTGGGGCGCAGCGTCGTCGTGCTCACCCGACCCTCCGTGGAGGCCCTGTGA
- a CDS encoding SsgA family sporulation/cell division regulator — protein MPSPNAHVDAEVELRLVVPEAGKVPVAVDLGYGTHDPFAVTAAFRGDGGTIEWVFARDLLREGLRRPTGEGDVQVWPGEADGRAVLLVSLTSPEGHAVLEADADDVRGFLDRTHALVPPGAESRYVHLDAELAGILGRAA, from the coding sequence GTGCCCAGCCCCAACGCACACGTCGACGCCGAGGTCGAACTCAGGCTCGTCGTGCCCGAGGCCGGCAAGGTGCCGGTCGCGGTGGACCTGGGGTACGGCACCCACGACCCGTTCGCCGTCACGGCCGCCTTCCGCGGCGACGGCGGCACGATCGAGTGGGTCTTCGCGCGCGACCTGCTGCGCGAGGGCCTGCGCCGCCCCACCGGCGAGGGCGACGTGCAGGTGTGGCCCGGCGAGGCCGACGGGCGCGCGGTGCTGCTCGTGTCGCTGACCTCCCCCGAGGGGCACGCCGTCCTCGAGGCCGACGCCGACGACGTGCGCGGCTTCCTCGACCGCACCCACGCCCTGGTGCCGCCCGGCGCCGAGAGCCGCTACGTGCACCTGGACGCCGAGCTGGCCGGCATCCTCGGCCGCGCCGCCTGA
- a CDS encoding aminotransferase class IV, whose translation MSSAPAPSARRPGAAVPAAVWVDGALVPDGHPAVHALDHGLVVGDGVFETCKVVDGRPFALTLHLRRLERSAAGLGLAAPEEDVVRAAVREVLAALGPAAASARLRITATSGPGPLGSERVPGAGTLVVAAAPLSPWPAGARAVTVPWTRNERSAVAGLKTTSYAENVVALARARERGASEALLANTRGQLCEGTGSNVVVAVGDELLTPPLASGCLAGTSRLLLLRWAAQEGLPVREADLPYEELGRAPEVLLTSSTRDVQPLAAVDDRPLTTSALGRAAVELFARRAAQDDDPQP comes from the coding sequence GTGTCCTCCGCCCCCGCGCCCTCCGCACGCCGCCCGGGCGCCGCCGTGCCGGCGGCGGTGTGGGTGGACGGCGCGCTGGTCCCCGACGGGCACCCCGCGGTGCACGCCCTCGACCACGGCCTGGTCGTCGGCGACGGCGTCTTCGAGACGTGCAAGGTCGTCGACGGCAGGCCCTTCGCGCTCACCCTCCACCTGCGCCGCCTGGAGCGCTCGGCCGCGGGCCTGGGCCTGGCGGCGCCGGAGGAGGACGTCGTCCGGGCGGCCGTGCGGGAGGTGCTCGCGGCGCTGGGGCCCGCGGCGGCGTCCGCGCGCCTGCGCATCACCGCCACCTCCGGGCCGGGGCCGCTGGGGTCCGAGCGCGTCCCCGGTGCGGGCACCCTCGTCGTGGCGGCGGCGCCGCTGTCGCCGTGGCCGGCGGGGGCGCGCGCCGTGACGGTGCCGTGGACCCGCAACGAGCGGTCCGCCGTCGCGGGGCTGAAGACGACGTCCTACGCGGAGAACGTCGTGGCCCTGGCGCGGGCCCGCGAGCGCGGGGCGTCCGAGGCGCTGCTGGCGAACACGCGCGGGCAGCTGTGCGAGGGCACGGGCAGCAACGTCGTCGTCGCGGTCGGCGACGAGCTGCTGACGCCGCCGCTGGCCTCGGGGTGCCTGGCCGGCACGTCGCGCCTGCTGCTGCTGCGCTGGGCGGCGCAGGAGGGGCTGCCGGTGCGGGAGGCGGACCTGCCGTACGAGGAGCTCGGGCGCGCGCCGGAGGTGCTGCTGACCTCCTCCACGCGCGACGTCCAGCCGCTGGCGGCCGTCGACGACCGGCCGCTGACCACGAGCGCGCTGGGGCGGGCGGCCGTGGAGCTGTTCGCGCGCCGCGCCGCGCAGGACGACGACCCGCAGCCCTGA